From Nerophis lumbriciformis linkage group LG11, RoL_Nlum_v2.1, whole genome shotgun sequence, one genomic window encodes:
- the LOC133610947 gene encoding transient receptor potential cation channel subfamily M member 4-like isoform X1 yields MRDTGDAADNAHANSKSEKDQSWIPKIIKKRICSTFVEDSFSNGALCQCGGTRDTHASVALGDFFSTAIVNRWDSAQHSSECPTDAFGELQFAGSSKRHSYFLRLSWDTPPSMVYTLMTAHWDLPAPNLVVSVVGGEGRTKVKTWVREVLRQGLVKASQSTGAWILTAGLREGVGRCVGEAVRDHATAASSVSLNKVVALGVAPWGFVHNRQQLVNPQGSFPAKYHIQNMSRDSCCLDNNYQAFLLVDDGSVGRRGGETGFRAKMEDYISHQRTGIWGSGSIDIPVLCMLVSGGASLLERVDLSLKNSMPWLVLAGSGGMADFLSDVLVNLSSAPVAQSSCEGDAEATPSMDLKDRVAERVRKYFPSEVETDKLVERALSIYNNKDLITIYHGEQEGPNEFDTVLLKALVRATKQRVSVEHSPYNEELKLAVTWNRVDIAKSELFNGDIQWRYEDLEDSMTDALINDKPQFVRLFTENGLNIVDYLTYGRLESLYRSVADGTLLYHLLQRHLVERLRSPHSQDSPHKVAAESIQSGPATALSLFEVLKKKKKKEQLLEMCSYYCFMNYSFFPQVSRVLELLLGDVCQPFYFDVLGLEQITSKRKAMKRASKLLRGDCLYREKRCFYPWASLFIWAVLQNRSEMATFFWEMAGEPVLSALSGCKMLRVLSKLEIETETKLSMKELAQKFENLAHDVFSSCYRSNESRSFTLLIRKSPVWGGTTCLQMGMGADARLFFSNDGVQSLLSQIWWGDMKRNTKVWKHILTFFCPILCYTKLISFRNQDDYQQDGDAKPGDDGLGRDSDSLYGTTVFSFSDIKHIEADAQGVYTPRTATIRGIPHKLRPPERPFIVSRWRQFWFAPVTSFLGNVLMYFLFLLLFAYVLLVDFKLPPSDGPSITELVLYFWVFTIVCEEIRETFFLGTMTLRQRVRVYIQDVWNKCDLIAIILFVIGLVCRMFKPTYELSRDALCLDYMVFTLRLIHIFAIHKQLGPKIIIVGKMMKDVFFFLFFLMVWLMAYGVANQALIYSYDPNLDRIFRRVFYRPYLHIFGQIPVEEMDVGKIWDMPCTSNETLINEGAEPCRTMYTNWLVVILLVVYLLVTNILLINLLIAMFSYTFSEVQANSDIYWKFQRYNLIVQYHSRPSLAPPFIILSHINLFIKRIIRKVPSVKVHHFVLKLKGKAANKLMTWETIQKEDFLTAQSKIQKSSDSERLKRMSAKVDGVMKQLTESRDLDHRLRALESEMEYCSNALSWIVDTLAQGSSFKPPRPPPTLRDAFPSSSSS; encoded by the exons AGCTGGATCcccaaaattatcaaaaaaagaatTTGTTCCACCTTTGTAGAAGATTCTTTCAG TAATGGCGCTCTCTGTCAGTGTGGGGGGACGAGGGACACCCATGCCTCTGTGGCTCTCGGAGACTTTTTCAGCACCGCCATTGTCAACCGTTGGGACAGTGCCCAGCACTCCTCTGAGTGCCCGACGGATGCCTTCGGAGAGTTGCAGTTTGCAGGGTCCAGCAAGAGACACAGCTAT TTCTTGCGTCTGTCATGGGACACACCCCCGTCTATGGTCTACACCTTAATGACAGCCCACTGGGATCTGCCTGCACCTAACCTGGTGGTCTCCGTAGTGGGAGGAGAAGGCAGGACGAAGGTGAAGACGTGGGTGCGTGAGGTGCTCAGGCAGGGACTGGTCAAAGCCTCACAAAGCACAG GAGCTTGGATTCTGACAGCGGGTCTCCGAGAAGGGGTCGGGCGTTGCGTCGGAGAGGCGGTGAGGGATCACGCCACCGCAGCGTCCTCTGTCTCCCTTAACAAGGTGGTGGCACTGGGGGTCGCTCCCTGGGGGTTCGTTCACAACCGGCAGCAGCTGGTCAATCCGCAG GGCAGTTTTCCTGCCAAGTATCACATCCAAAACATGAGCCGGGACTCTTGCTGCCTGGATAACAACTACCAGGCCTTCCTGCTGGTGGATGACGGGAGTGTGGGACGCAGAGGTGGAGAGACGGGCTTCAGAGCCAAAATGGAGGACTACATCTCCCACCAGCGCACGGGCATTTGGG gcAGTGGAAGCATCGACATCCCTGTTCTATGCATGCTGGTTTCAGGTGGTGCCAGCCTGCTGGAG AGAGTTGATCTGTCGCTGAAGAACTCCATGCCTTGGTTGGTGCTGGCGGGCTCAGGAGGCATGGCCGACTTCCTGAGCGACGTCCTGGTGAATCTGTCATCAGCGCCAGTCGCCCAGTCCTCCTGTGAGGGTGATGCTGAAGCTACTCCCAGCATGGACCTGAAAGACAGAGTTGCAGAACGGGTTCGGAAATACTTCCCCTCTGAAGTGGAGACGGACAAACTTGTTGAGCGT GCTTTGAGCATCTACAACAACAAAGACCTGATCACCATCTACCATGGAGAGCAGGAGGGTCCCAATGAATTTGACACAGTCCTGCTCAAAGCTCTAGTGCGAG CAACTAAGCAGCGCGTGTCAGTGGAGCACAGCCCGTATAATGAAGAGCTGAAGCTGGCGGTCACGTGGAACAGGGTGGACATCGCTAAGAGTGAACTCTTCAATGGAGACATCCAGTGGAGG TATGAAGACTTGGAGGACTCCATGACAGACGCCTTGATCAACGACAAGCCTCAGTTTGTGCGCCTCTTCACCGAGAATGGCCTTAACATTGTGGACTACTTGACCTACGGCAGGCTGGAAAGCCTCTACAGATCAGTGGCTGATGGGACGCTTCTCTACCATCTACTCCAGCGCCACCTAGTGGAGCGACTTCGTTCACCGCACTCGCAGGATTCTCCTCACAAAGTTGCTGCTGAGAGCATCCAAAGTGGACCGGCGACAGCGCTGAGCCTTTttgaggttttaaaaaaaaaaaagaaaaaagaacagcTTCTGGAAATGTGTTCATACTATTGTTTTATGAATTATTCTTTTTTTCCTCAGGTGTCGAGAGTGCTTGAACTGCTGTTGGGGGACGTCTGCCAGCCTTTCTATTTTGATGTCTTGGGATTGGAACAGATCACATCCAAGAGGAAGGCAATGAAG CGTGCCAGTAAGCTGCTGCGTGGAGATTGTTTGTATCGAGAGAAACGCTGCTTCTATCCCTGGGCTTCGCTCTTCATCTGGGCTGTCCTCCAGAACCGCAGCGAGATGGCAACTTTCTTCTGGGAGATG GCAGGAGAGCCCGTGCTGAGTGCTCTGAGTGGATGCAAGATGCTGAGGGTGCTTTCCAAACTGGAAATTGAGACTGAAACCAAACTTTCCATGAAAGAGTTGGCCCAGAAATTTGAGAACCTGGCACACG ACGTCTTCAGCTCTTGTTACCGCAGCAACGAGAGTCGATCCTTCACCCTCCTGATCCGCAAATCTCCGGTGTGGGGCGGCACCACCTGCCTCCAGATGGGAATGGGTGCAGACGCTCGGCTTTTCTTCAGCAATGACGGAGTGCAG tctctgttgtcccagatcTGGTGGGGCGACATGAAGAGGAACACAAAGGTGTGGAAACACATCCTCACCTTCTTCTGCCCCATTCTCTGCTACACCAAATTGATTTCCTTCAG GAACCAAGATGACTACCAGCAAGATGGGGACGCAAAGCCCGGCGACGATGGCTTGGGTCGAGACAGTGACAGCCTCTACGGCACCACCGTCTTCTCATTCTCCGACATTAAGCACAT TGAAGCAGATGCACAAGGAGTATACACTCCCAGGACAGCGACCATCAGAG GCATACCTCACAAGTTGAGACCTCCAGAGCGGCCTTTTATCGTGTCAAGATGGCGTCAATTCTGGTTCGCGCCCGTCACGTCCTTTTTGGGCAACGTCCTTATGTacttcctcttcctcctgcttTTTGCGTATGTGCTGCTGGTGGACTTTAAGCTCCCGCCATCCGATGGTCCCTCCATTACTGAGCTAGTGCTGTACTTCTGGGTGTTCACCATCGTGTGCGAAGAGATCCGAGAG ACCTTCTTCTTAGGTACGATGACTTTGCGCCAGAGGGTCAGGGTCTACATTCAAGATGTGTGGAACAAGTGTGACCTCATCGCCATCATCCTTTTCGTCATTGGACTAGTGTGCAG GATGTTTAAGCCGACCTATGAATTAAGCCGGGATGCTCTGTGCCTGGACTACATGGTCTTCACCCTTCGCCTCATTCACATCTTCGCCATTCACAAACAGCTGGGACCAAAAATCATCATAGTTGGAAAGATG ATGAAGGatgtcttcttcttcctcttcttcttaatGGTGTGGCTAATGGCATACGGAGTGGCAAATCAGGCTCTGATATACTCCTACGACCCCAACCTGGATCGCATCTTCCGCCGGGTTTTCTACAGGCCGTACTTGCACATTTTTGGACAGATCCCCGTCGAAGAAATGGACG TGGGAAAGATCTGGGACATGCCGTGCACCAGCAATGAGACGCTGATTAACGAGGGTGCGGAGCCGTGTCGGACTATGTACACTAACTGGCTGGTGGTAATCCTGCTGGTTGTTTACCTGCTGGTCACCAACATCCTGCTCATCAATCTTCTCATCGCAATGTTTAG CTACACCTTCTCCGAGGTGCAGGCCAACAGCGACATTTACTGGAAATTCCAGCGCTACAACCTCATCGTTCAGTATCACTCGCGTCCTTCGCTGGCGCCGCCCTTCATCATCCTCTCTCACATCAACCTCTTTATCAAGAGGATTATCCGCAAAGTGCCCTCGGTCAAGGTTCACCACTTTG TGTTGAAGTTAAAGGGGAAGGCGGCGAACAAGCTGATGACCTGGGAAACCATTCAAAAGGAGGACTTCCTCACCGCTCAGAGCAAGATCCAGAAGAGCAGCGACTCGGAGAGGCTCAAGCGCATGTCTGCCAA AGTGGATGGGGTGATGAAACAACTGACTGAAAGCAGGGACTTGGACCACAGGCTGAGGGCTTTGGAAAGTGAG
- the LOC133610947 gene encoding transient receptor potential cation channel subfamily M member 4-like isoform X2, producing the protein MRDTGDAADNAHANSKSEKDQSWIPKIIKKRICSTFVEDSFSNGALCQCGGTRDTHASVALGDFFSTAIVNRWDSAQHSSECPTDAFGELQFAGSSKRHSYFLRLSWDTPPSMVYTLMTAHWDLPAPNLVVSVVGGEGRTKVKTWVREVLRQGLVKASQSTGAWILTAGLREGVGRCVGEAVRDHATAASSVSLNKVVALGVAPWGFVHNRQQLVNPQGSFPAKYHIQNMSRDSCCLDNNYQAFLLVDDGSVGRRGGETGFRAKMEDYISHQRTGIWGSGSIDIPVLCMLVSGGASLLERVDLSLKNSMPWLVLAGSGGMADFLSDVLVNLSSAPVAQSSCEGDAEATPSMDLKDRVAERVRKYFPSEVETDKLVERALSIYNNKDLITIYHGEQEGPNEFDTVLLKALVRATKQRVSVEHSPYNEELKLAVTWNRVDIAKSELFNGDIQWRYEDLEDSMTDALINDKPQFVRLFTENGLNIVDYLTYGRLESLYRSVADGTLLYHLLQRHLVERLRSPHSQDSPHKVAAESIQSGPATALSLFEVSRVLELLLGDVCQPFYFDVLGLEQITSKRKAMKRASKLLRGDCLYREKRCFYPWASLFIWAVLQNRSEMATFFWEMAGEPVLSALSGCKMLRVLSKLEIETETKLSMKELAQKFENLAHDVFSSCYRSNESRSFTLLIRKSPVWGGTTCLQMGMGADARLFFSNDGVQSLLSQIWWGDMKRNTKVWKHILTFFCPILCYTKLISFRNQDDYQQDGDAKPGDDGLGRDSDSLYGTTVFSFSDIKHIEADAQGVYTPRTATIRGIPHKLRPPERPFIVSRWRQFWFAPVTSFLGNVLMYFLFLLLFAYVLLVDFKLPPSDGPSITELVLYFWVFTIVCEEIRETFFLGTMTLRQRVRVYIQDVWNKCDLIAIILFVIGLVCRMFKPTYELSRDALCLDYMVFTLRLIHIFAIHKQLGPKIIIVGKMMKDVFFFLFFLMVWLMAYGVANQALIYSYDPNLDRIFRRVFYRPYLHIFGQIPVEEMDVGKIWDMPCTSNETLINEGAEPCRTMYTNWLVVILLVVYLLVTNILLINLLIAMFSYTFSEVQANSDIYWKFQRYNLIVQYHSRPSLAPPFIILSHINLFIKRIIRKVPSVKVHHFVLKLKGKAANKLMTWETIQKEDFLTAQSKIQKSSDSERLKRMSAKVDGVMKQLTESRDLDHRLRALESEMEYCSNALSWIVDTLAQGSSFKPPRPPPTLRDAFPSSSSS; encoded by the exons AGCTGGATCcccaaaattatcaaaaaaagaatTTGTTCCACCTTTGTAGAAGATTCTTTCAG TAATGGCGCTCTCTGTCAGTGTGGGGGGACGAGGGACACCCATGCCTCTGTGGCTCTCGGAGACTTTTTCAGCACCGCCATTGTCAACCGTTGGGACAGTGCCCAGCACTCCTCTGAGTGCCCGACGGATGCCTTCGGAGAGTTGCAGTTTGCAGGGTCCAGCAAGAGACACAGCTAT TTCTTGCGTCTGTCATGGGACACACCCCCGTCTATGGTCTACACCTTAATGACAGCCCACTGGGATCTGCCTGCACCTAACCTGGTGGTCTCCGTAGTGGGAGGAGAAGGCAGGACGAAGGTGAAGACGTGGGTGCGTGAGGTGCTCAGGCAGGGACTGGTCAAAGCCTCACAAAGCACAG GAGCTTGGATTCTGACAGCGGGTCTCCGAGAAGGGGTCGGGCGTTGCGTCGGAGAGGCGGTGAGGGATCACGCCACCGCAGCGTCCTCTGTCTCCCTTAACAAGGTGGTGGCACTGGGGGTCGCTCCCTGGGGGTTCGTTCACAACCGGCAGCAGCTGGTCAATCCGCAG GGCAGTTTTCCTGCCAAGTATCACATCCAAAACATGAGCCGGGACTCTTGCTGCCTGGATAACAACTACCAGGCCTTCCTGCTGGTGGATGACGGGAGTGTGGGACGCAGAGGTGGAGAGACGGGCTTCAGAGCCAAAATGGAGGACTACATCTCCCACCAGCGCACGGGCATTTGGG gcAGTGGAAGCATCGACATCCCTGTTCTATGCATGCTGGTTTCAGGTGGTGCCAGCCTGCTGGAG AGAGTTGATCTGTCGCTGAAGAACTCCATGCCTTGGTTGGTGCTGGCGGGCTCAGGAGGCATGGCCGACTTCCTGAGCGACGTCCTGGTGAATCTGTCATCAGCGCCAGTCGCCCAGTCCTCCTGTGAGGGTGATGCTGAAGCTACTCCCAGCATGGACCTGAAAGACAGAGTTGCAGAACGGGTTCGGAAATACTTCCCCTCTGAAGTGGAGACGGACAAACTTGTTGAGCGT GCTTTGAGCATCTACAACAACAAAGACCTGATCACCATCTACCATGGAGAGCAGGAGGGTCCCAATGAATTTGACACAGTCCTGCTCAAAGCTCTAGTGCGAG CAACTAAGCAGCGCGTGTCAGTGGAGCACAGCCCGTATAATGAAGAGCTGAAGCTGGCGGTCACGTGGAACAGGGTGGACATCGCTAAGAGTGAACTCTTCAATGGAGACATCCAGTGGAGG TATGAAGACTTGGAGGACTCCATGACAGACGCCTTGATCAACGACAAGCCTCAGTTTGTGCGCCTCTTCACCGAGAATGGCCTTAACATTGTGGACTACTTGACCTACGGCAGGCTGGAAAGCCTCTACAGATCAGTGGCTGATGGGACGCTTCTCTACCATCTACTCCAGCGCCACCTAGTGGAGCGACTTCGTTCACCGCACTCGCAGGATTCTCCTCACAAAGTTGCTGCTGAGAGCATCCAAAGTGGACCGGCGACAGCGCTGAGCCTTTttgag GTGTCGAGAGTGCTTGAACTGCTGTTGGGGGACGTCTGCCAGCCTTTCTATTTTGATGTCTTGGGATTGGAACAGATCACATCCAAGAGGAAGGCAATGAAG CGTGCCAGTAAGCTGCTGCGTGGAGATTGTTTGTATCGAGAGAAACGCTGCTTCTATCCCTGGGCTTCGCTCTTCATCTGGGCTGTCCTCCAGAACCGCAGCGAGATGGCAACTTTCTTCTGGGAGATG GCAGGAGAGCCCGTGCTGAGTGCTCTGAGTGGATGCAAGATGCTGAGGGTGCTTTCCAAACTGGAAATTGAGACTGAAACCAAACTTTCCATGAAAGAGTTGGCCCAGAAATTTGAGAACCTGGCACACG ACGTCTTCAGCTCTTGTTACCGCAGCAACGAGAGTCGATCCTTCACCCTCCTGATCCGCAAATCTCCGGTGTGGGGCGGCACCACCTGCCTCCAGATGGGAATGGGTGCAGACGCTCGGCTTTTCTTCAGCAATGACGGAGTGCAG tctctgttgtcccagatcTGGTGGGGCGACATGAAGAGGAACACAAAGGTGTGGAAACACATCCTCACCTTCTTCTGCCCCATTCTCTGCTACACCAAATTGATTTCCTTCAG GAACCAAGATGACTACCAGCAAGATGGGGACGCAAAGCCCGGCGACGATGGCTTGGGTCGAGACAGTGACAGCCTCTACGGCACCACCGTCTTCTCATTCTCCGACATTAAGCACAT TGAAGCAGATGCACAAGGAGTATACACTCCCAGGACAGCGACCATCAGAG GCATACCTCACAAGTTGAGACCTCCAGAGCGGCCTTTTATCGTGTCAAGATGGCGTCAATTCTGGTTCGCGCCCGTCACGTCCTTTTTGGGCAACGTCCTTATGTacttcctcttcctcctgcttTTTGCGTATGTGCTGCTGGTGGACTTTAAGCTCCCGCCATCCGATGGTCCCTCCATTACTGAGCTAGTGCTGTACTTCTGGGTGTTCACCATCGTGTGCGAAGAGATCCGAGAG ACCTTCTTCTTAGGTACGATGACTTTGCGCCAGAGGGTCAGGGTCTACATTCAAGATGTGTGGAACAAGTGTGACCTCATCGCCATCATCCTTTTCGTCATTGGACTAGTGTGCAG GATGTTTAAGCCGACCTATGAATTAAGCCGGGATGCTCTGTGCCTGGACTACATGGTCTTCACCCTTCGCCTCATTCACATCTTCGCCATTCACAAACAGCTGGGACCAAAAATCATCATAGTTGGAAAGATG ATGAAGGatgtcttcttcttcctcttcttcttaatGGTGTGGCTAATGGCATACGGAGTGGCAAATCAGGCTCTGATATACTCCTACGACCCCAACCTGGATCGCATCTTCCGCCGGGTTTTCTACAGGCCGTACTTGCACATTTTTGGACAGATCCCCGTCGAAGAAATGGACG TGGGAAAGATCTGGGACATGCCGTGCACCAGCAATGAGACGCTGATTAACGAGGGTGCGGAGCCGTGTCGGACTATGTACACTAACTGGCTGGTGGTAATCCTGCTGGTTGTTTACCTGCTGGTCACCAACATCCTGCTCATCAATCTTCTCATCGCAATGTTTAG CTACACCTTCTCCGAGGTGCAGGCCAACAGCGACATTTACTGGAAATTCCAGCGCTACAACCTCATCGTTCAGTATCACTCGCGTCCTTCGCTGGCGCCGCCCTTCATCATCCTCTCTCACATCAACCTCTTTATCAAGAGGATTATCCGCAAAGTGCCCTCGGTCAAGGTTCACCACTTTG TGTTGAAGTTAAAGGGGAAGGCGGCGAACAAGCTGATGACCTGGGAAACCATTCAAAAGGAGGACTTCCTCACCGCTCAGAGCAAGATCCAGAAGAGCAGCGACTCGGAGAGGCTCAAGCGCATGTCTGCCAA AGTGGATGGGGTGATGAAACAACTGACTGAAAGCAGGGACTTGGACCACAGGCTGAGGGCTTTGGAAAGTGAG